The following proteins are co-located in the Flammeovirga kamogawensis genome:
- a CDS encoding Crp/Fnr family transcriptional regulator, with translation MNTLINLLYSTNKINYEEKTFQRGEHILAAGGSAQYIYIILSGCVRVIYTTKEEEHTIRLGYENSIIASLPAFFTNTPSLFSIEVIRKSTVRFIDKKNLSTIINTSPELSLDYQKLLEDLVRQQVERELDLLTVSPAERIQRVIDRSPQVFQEVPLKYIAYYLRMSPETLSRILSTK, from the coding sequence ATGAATACTCTTATAAATCTCCTTTATAGTACAAATAAAATCAATTACGAAGAAAAAACATTTCAACGTGGAGAACATATTTTAGCTGCAGGCGGTTCTGCACAATACATATACATTATACTAAGTGGTTGTGTTCGTGTTATATACACCACAAAAGAAGAAGAACATACTATTCGTTTAGGGTATGAAAATTCTATCATTGCATCGCTTCCAGCTTTTTTTACTAATACACCCTCTTTATTTTCAATAGAAGTTATTCGGAAATCTACTGTTCGGTTTATTGATAAGAAAAATTTATCTACTATAATAAATACATCTCCAGAGCTTAGTTTGGACTATCAAAAACTATTAGAAGACCTTGTAAGGCAACAAGTAGAAAGAGAACTCGATCTGCTTACAGTATCTCCTGCAGAACGTATACAACGTGTTATTGATAGAAGTCCACAGGTATTTCAAGAAGTACCGCTTAAATATATTGCTTATTATTTAAGAATGAGCCCAGAAACCTTGAGCAGAATATTAAGTACCAAATAA
- a CDS encoding DinB family protein, with amino-acid sequence MKISQNELLDALILQVQENLATTTTFLNLTTEELNTRLSATSWSILECMAHLNLYGDYYIEKIDTDLKTKNKPKKKDSYKGGWLGNYFTNLMAPVNQKIKNKMPSPKDKNTIGQTLDKSTLEIRIEQQLKIIKLLESARNSDLGGMRVPITISKMIKLKLGDTFRFLIAHEHRHTLQSLNIIHALEVY; translated from the coding sequence ATGAAAATTTCTCAAAACGAATTACTCGACGCATTAATTCTACAAGTACAAGAAAACTTGGCTACTACTACAACTTTTCTAAATCTAACAACGGAGGAGTTAAATACAAGGCTTAGTGCTACCTCTTGGAGTATTTTAGAATGTATGGCACACCTTAACCTATATGGTGATTATTACATTGAAAAAATAGATACGGATTTAAAAACAAAAAATAAACCGAAGAAAAAGGATAGTTATAAAGGTGGTTGGCTTGGTAATTATTTTACCAATTTAATGGCTCCTGTTAATCAGAAAATTAAAAATAAGATGCCTTCTCCAAAAGATAAAAATACAATAGGCCAGACATTAGATAAAAGTACGTTGGAGATAAGAATTGAACAACAACTAAAAATAATTAAACTATTAGAAAGTGCCAGAAATTCTGATTTAGGGGGAATGAGAGTACCTATTACTATCTCTAAAATGATAAAACTTAAATTAGGGGATACTTTTAGATTTTTAATTGCACACGAGCACAGACACACTCTTCAGTCGCTCAACATTATACACGCTTTAGAGGTTTATTAA
- a CDS encoding ABC transporter ATP-binding protein, with amino-acid sequence MSKQRISIKKVFKDIVWPRRNMLFIGLLLIVVNRLCGLVLPGASKYLIDDVVINKDYDMLKQLVGVVISAIFIQSVTSFTLTRLLSVEAQRLISHLRADVQKHILSLPISYFDNTKSGELVSRIMSDVEGVRNLVGTGLVQLIGGTITAIISLVLLINISPSMTIFVLAPISIFGVISMKAFKFIRPIFRKRGKIKAEVTGRLTESLNGVRIIKGFNAEEEENKIFQEGVDRLFKNVKKSLTTTAIMTSSSTFLLGIATTGIMGIGGYKIMQGELTIGDFLAFTLYLGFMIAPIVQMSNIGSQLTEAFAGLDRTEEIMNIPSEDADENRINRVPDIINGNITFDNVKFAYEDEKEVLHGISFEAKAGSITALVGSSGSGKTTIASLAASFLNPSSGKIHIDEQDLSTVFLNSYRKHLGVVLQDDFLFEGSIEENIRFSNASASDEALQEAVKSAYVSEFTERFEKGLGTIIGERGVKLSGGQRQRIAIARAILADPKIIILDEATSNLDTESEALIQESLAKLMKGRTTIVIAHRLSTIQQADQILVMDQGAIIERGTHDELLEKEGRYHQLYKYQARI; translated from the coding sequence ATGTCAAAACAAAGAATTTCCATCAAAAAAGTATTTAAAGACATAGTCTGGCCAAGAAGAAATATGCTTTTTATTGGTTTGCTACTAATTGTGGTAAATAGGTTGTGTGGCCTAGTTTTACCAGGAGCAAGTAAATACTTAATAGATGATGTAGTGATAAATAAAGACTACGACATGTTAAAACAGCTTGTTGGTGTAGTCATTTCAGCAATATTTATACAGTCAGTTACAAGTTTTACTTTAACAAGGTTACTAAGTGTAGAAGCACAAAGACTTATATCACACTTAAGAGCAGATGTTCAGAAACACATTCTCTCCTTACCTATCAGTTATTTTGATAATACTAAATCAGGTGAGCTTGTTTCTAGAATTATGAGTGATGTAGAAGGTGTACGAAATTTAGTTGGAACAGGCTTAGTACAACTCATTGGAGGTACAATTACTGCAATTATCTCGTTGGTCCTTTTGATTAATATTAGTCCATCGATGACCATTTTTGTTTTAGCTCCTATTTCAATATTTGGAGTTATATCTATGAAAGCTTTTAAATTTATACGACCAATTTTTAGAAAAAGAGGAAAAATAAAAGCAGAAGTAACAGGTAGATTAACGGAATCTTTAAATGGAGTACGTATTATAAAAGGATTTAACGCAGAAGAAGAGGAAAATAAAATTTTTCAAGAAGGTGTAGATCGCCTTTTTAAAAATGTAAAGAAAAGCTTAACTACTACTGCTATAATGACAAGCTCTAGTACTTTCCTTTTAGGAATTGCTACCACTGGAATTATGGGTATTGGAGGTTATAAAATTATGCAAGGCGAACTTACTATCGGTGATTTCTTGGCATTTACTTTATATCTTGGTTTTATGATTGCCCCTATTGTACAAATGAGCAATATTGGAAGCCAACTCACTGAAGCATTTGCAGGTTTAGACAGAACCGAAGAGATTATGAACATACCTAGTGAAGACGCAGATGAGAACCGTATAAATAGAGTTCCTGATATCATTAATGGTAATATTACGTTTGATAATGTGAAGTTTGCTTACGAAGATGAAAAAGAAGTATTGCATGGAATTTCTTTTGAGGCAAAAGCCGGAAGTATTACTGCTCTCGTGGGCTCTTCTGGATCTGGGAAAACAACTATAGCTAGTTTAGCCGCTTCATTCTTGAACCCTTCTTCTGGTAAAATTCATATTGATGAACAGGATTTAAGTACAGTATTCTTAAATAGTTACAGAAAGCATTTAGGAGTTGTGCTTCAAGACGATTTCTTATTTGAAGGAAGCATAGAAGAAAATATCCGCTTTTCTAATGCTTCTGCAAGTGATGAAGCACTTCAAGAAGCTGTAAAAAGTGCTTATGTAAGTGAATTTACAGAACGTTTTGAAAAAGGCCTTGGTACTATTATTGGCGAAAGAGGCGTGAAATTATCAGGTGGACAAAGGCAAAGAATAGCTATTGCTAGAGCTATTCTAGCAGATCCAAAGATTATCATTCTAGACGAAGCAACATCAAATCTCGATACAGAAAGTGAAGCGCTTATTCAGGAATCTCTTGCAAAATTAATGAAAGGTAGAACTACTATCGTCATTGCACATAGGCTTAGTACTATTCAGCAAGCTGATCAAATTCTTGTCATGGATCAAGGGGCAATTATAGAAAGAGGTACACATGACGAACTTCTGGAAAAAGAAGGACGTTATCATCAACTTTATAAATATCAAGCGAGAATTTAA
- a CDS encoding transposase: protein MNEDQEYQYTKRTQKDYSYSFKLQVVDEVERGEIGITAARLKYGIQGHGTIRTWIRKYGNLDWDNKSDLKMGKTPEQKLMELEQKVLLLEKQKASLEKQLYVTDKKAIFFDMMIDIAEDEFNIPIRKKSLPKQLTNSKKKKK, encoded by the coding sequence ATGAATGAAGATCAAGAATATCAGTACACTAAACGTACACAAAAAGATTACAGCTACTCTTTTAAATTACAAGTTGTAGATGAAGTGGAACGAGGGGAAATTGGTATAACGGCAGCCAGACTTAAATATGGAATACAAGGTCATGGTACCATCCGTACTTGGATAAGAAAGTATGGTAATTTAGATTGGGATAATAAATCTGATTTAAAAATGGGAAAGACACCAGAACAAAAATTAATGGAGCTAGAACAAAAAGTTCTATTATTAGAGAAGCAAAAAGCTTCTTTAGAAAAACAACTCTACGTAACAGATAAAAAAGCAATTTTCTTTGATATGATGATCGATATTGCTGAGGATGAGTTTAATATTCCTATTAGAAAAAAGTCTTTACCCAAGCAGTTGACCAATTCAAAAAAGAAGAAAAAATAG
- a CDS encoding IS3 family transposase has translation MLGLNRQIYYRSKRKVKKNNSIASKVVDLVKRIRLKQTKIGTRKLYQLLLPELQLLNVGRDKLFDIMRANRLDIKPKKQYHVTTNSHHRFKKHKNLIEHLEINRPEQVLVSDITYIGERSNPMYLSLVTDAYSKKIMGLNVSDSLNANGAIAALKEALKNRNYVDLPMIHHSDRGLQYCSHEYQRHLQENKVLCSMTESYDPYQNAVAERINGILKQEFILGIKINDLDLMNKFIRESVYIYNNERPHWSNYMKTPVEMHQQSEIKMRTYKSKNSTESTLDAINI, from the coding sequence TTGCTTGGGTTAAATCGACAAATTTATTATCGTTCAAAAAGGAAAGTAAAAAAGAATAATAGTATTGCATCTAAAGTAGTAGACTTAGTGAAAAGAATTCGTTTGAAGCAAACTAAAATAGGGACAAGGAAATTATATCAATTACTTCTTCCTGAATTGCAATTACTAAATGTAGGTCGAGATAAGCTTTTTGATATCATGAGGGCTAATCGACTCGATATCAAGCCTAAAAAACAATATCATGTCACTACAAATTCTCATCACAGATTTAAAAAGCATAAAAATCTTATTGAGCATTTGGAAATAAATAGACCTGAACAAGTATTAGTTTCTGATATAACTTACATAGGTGAGCGAAGTAACCCAATGTATCTCTCCTTGGTAACAGATGCTTATTCTAAGAAAATAATGGGGTTAAACGTATCAGATAGTTTGAATGCAAATGGAGCTATTGCAGCATTAAAAGAAGCACTGAAAAATAGAAACTATGTTGATTTACCAATGATACACCATTCAGATAGAGGATTACAATATTGTAGTCACGAGTATCAACGACATCTTCAGGAAAATAAAGTATTGTGCTCGATGACGGAATCTTACGATCCTTATCAAAATGCGGTAGCAGAAAGAATAAACGGAATTCTTAAGCAAGAATTTATTTTAGGAATAAAAATTAATGATCTCGATTTAATGAATAAATTTATTAGAGAATCTGTATATATTTACAATAATGAAAGGCCTCATTGGAGTAATTATATGAAGACACCTGTTGAGATGCATCAGCAAAGTGAAATAAAAATGAGAACTTATAAAAGTAAAAATAGCACCGAGTCTACACTCGATGCTATCAATATATAA